In Nostoc sp. UHCC 0926, a single genomic region encodes these proteins:
- a CDS encoding helix-turn-helix domain-containing protein: protein MGINECTLKRGFIGTTVFGYLHDYRMEQARQLLLSRQMKIEQVAQKVGYANRSRFASAFRKKYGVNPKAYQKQIDGMI from the coding sequence CTGGGTATTAACGAATGCACTCTCAAACGCGGATTTATCGGGACTACAGTGTTTGGTTACTTACACGACTATCGCATGGAACAAGCTAGGCAATTACTGCTGTCAAGGCAAATGAAAATTGAACAAGTCGCTCAAAAAGTTGGTTATGCAAACCGCAGTCGCTTTGCTAGTGCGTTTAGAAAAAAATACGGTGTAAATCCAAAAGCGTATCAAAAGCAAATAGATGGCATGATTTAG
- a CDS encoding Uma2 family endonuclease → MVREYSPETQSNSSQRYLPPLESGDRLTRPEFERRYAAATHIKKAELIEGIVYVASPLRHEQHGKPHSRVITWLGVYQSLTPGIDLSVESTVRLDLDNEPQPDAVLFIEPYAGAQTRLSSDGYIEGSPELIVEIAASNVAIDRGSKKQVYRRNGVLEYVIWQSYENQIEWFCLSDGDYRLQSPDADGIIRSQVFPGLWLAVEALLNNQMVQVLEVVQAGLKSPEHSAFVQQLQK, encoded by the coding sequence ATGGTTAGAGAGTACTCACCCGAAACACAATCCAATTCGTCCCAGAGATATCTGCCTCCGCTTGAAAGTGGCGATCGCCTCACTCGCCCTGAATTTGAGCGGCGTTATGCGGCTGCAACCCATATTAAGAAAGCAGAACTGATTGAAGGAATCGTTTACGTGGCATCTCCCTTAAGACATGAGCAGCATGGCAAACCCCATAGTCGAGTTATAACTTGGTTAGGAGTCTACCAATCACTGACTCCTGGTATTGACTTAAGCGTTGAATCGACAGTCAGACTAGATTTAGATAACGAACCCCAGCCAGATGCAGTGCTGTTTATTGAGCCGTACGCAGGCGCACAAACCCGTTTAAGCAGCGACGGTTACATTGAAGGCTCTCCCGAATTGATTGTTGAAATTGCAGCGAGTAATGTGGCAATTGATAGAGGCAGCAAAAAGCAGGTTTATCGCCGTAATGGGGTATTGGAGTATGTAATTTGGCAATCCTACGAGAATCAAATTGAATGGTTTTGCCTAAGTGATGGCGACTATCGATTGCAATCTCCCGATGCAGATGGAATTATTCGCTCTCAGGTGTTTCCGGGTTTATGGTTGGCGGTGGAAGCGCTGTTGAACAATCAGATGGTGCAGGTGTTAGAGGTGGTGCAAGCGGGGTTGAAATCACCGGAGCATAGTGCGTTTGTGCAGCAGTTGCAGAAATAA
- a CDS encoding helix-turn-helix transcriptional regulator gives MIESYGEQLPQDLEKAIVGVPEYFNLRPSLITPAKQVALQQILHCPYQGLTRKMYLESKVLELVSLKLADRVAAPTEKLLRLQEIDRIHHARDILLRNIGNPPSIIDLARKFGINEYTLRRGFRQIFGTTVFGYLHDYRMEQARQLLLSGQMKIEQVAQIVGYVNRSRFASAFRKKYGVNPKAYQMQKNI, from the coding sequence TTGATCGAAAGTTATGGGGAACAACTACCGCAAGATTTGGAAAAAGCGATCGTAGGTGTCCCAGAATATTTTAACCTACGTCCTAGTTTAATTACCCCAGCCAAACAAGTTGCGCTCCAGCAGATTCTTCATTGTCCTTATCAGGGACTAACACGCAAAATGTATCTGGAGAGCAAAGTGCTAGAATTAGTTTCCCTCAAGCTAGCAGATCGAGTAGCAGCGCCAACAGAAAAACTGTTACGGCTTCAAGAAATCGATCGCATCCATCACGCCAGAGACATTTTACTAAGGAATATCGGTAATCCACCTTCAATAATCGATCTGGCTCGAAAATTCGGTATTAACGAATACACTCTTAGACGCGGGTTTCGTCAAATTTTTGGGACTACAGTGTTTGGTTACTTACACGACTATCGCATGGAACAAGCCAGGCAATTATTACTGTCAGGGCAAATGAAAATTGAACAGGTCGCTCAAATAGTTGGTTATGTTAACCGCAGCCGCTTTGCGAGTGCGTTTAGGAAAAAATACGGTGTAAATCCCAAAGCGTATCAAATGCAAAAGAATATTTAG